In a single window of the Acinetobacter tibetensis genome:
- a CDS encoding phosphoethanolamine transferase has translation MNLTRLERLKQFLPPLALHQFNLLLALWLGIALNFAFYKQIQLITPYQGVKSYTFIFATVLVVVALYNVVLQLFQWKWNAKILAFFLVFVGGLTAYFVNGLGVVISPGQVQNMMQTDTKEALDLFSMQFVVWSMFMVVVPMVLIALIRIENKPLLKQLLSKSLHIVGSLAVIGGLLFVFYVDFAAIFREHRDLKGMISPQNTIASTLSYYRKQKPKENLPLVTYGTDAHRVINTSAEGMPKLMVLVVGETARAESFSLNGYAKNTNPELSKQNVINFSQVSSCGTATAVSVPCMFSGMPREDYDEQLAGHREGLLDIAQRAGYKVTWIDNNSGCKGACDRVHKFEIPAALKQKWCDAEGECMDEVLVDSLKSYLASIPAQDKTPQLIVLHQMGSHGPAYYKRSTEQFQPFKPMCATNAIQGCSRDELLNSYDNSIVYTDHILNQVIQTIKDVPNHQTGFWYLSDHGESTGESGMYLHGAPYAIAPIQQTHVPMIMWFSPTWQQHNASQVNCLQQQQQIARSQDNLFPTLLSLLGVKTQVIDDKNDMLKQCATNPIGKA, from the coding sequence ACTGGCTCTTCATCAATTTAACTTGTTACTGGCACTTTGGTTAGGTATTGCACTGAATTTTGCTTTTTATAAGCAAATTCAATTAATCACGCCTTATCAAGGTGTTAAATCCTATACTTTTATATTTGCGACGGTGTTAGTTGTAGTCGCACTCTATAACGTAGTTTTACAGTTATTTCAGTGGAAATGGAATGCTAAAATTTTGGCGTTTTTTTTGGTTTTTGTAGGCGGATTAACAGCTTATTTTGTGAATGGTTTAGGTGTCGTGATTTCACCTGGGCAAGTCCAAAACATGATGCAAACCGACACTAAAGAAGCATTGGATTTATTTTCTATGCAGTTTGTAGTGTGGAGCATGTTTATGGTCGTGGTGCCAATGGTGTTGATTGCACTGATTCGCATTGAAAACAAACCTCTATTGAAACAACTGTTGAGCAAGAGCTTGCATATTGTGGGCTCGTTGGCGGTTATCGGAGGGTTACTTTTTGTGTTCTATGTCGATTTTGCAGCGATTTTCCGTGAACATCGTGATTTAAAAGGCATGATTTCACCACAAAATACCATTGCTTCGACTTTATCGTATTACCGTAAACAGAAACCAAAAGAAAATTTACCCCTAGTGACCTATGGGACTGATGCACATCGAGTAATTAATACCAGTGCAGAAGGAATGCCTAAACTCATGGTTTTGGTGGTGGGTGAAACAGCTCGTGCGGAGAGTTTTTCTTTAAATGGTTATGCGAAGAATACCAATCCAGAATTGTCTAAACAAAATGTCATTAACTTTAGTCAAGTGAGTTCTTGTGGTACGGCAACTGCGGTATCGGTGCCATGTATGTTCTCAGGAATGCCACGTGAAGATTATGATGAACAGTTGGCGGGTCATCGAGAAGGTTTACTCGATATTGCACAACGTGCGGGCTATAAAGTGACATGGATTGATAATAACTCGGGCTGTAAAGGGGCTTGTGACCGCGTACATAAGTTTGAAATTCCAGCAGCATTAAAACAAAAGTGGTGTGATGCTGAAGGTGAATGCATGGACGAAGTTTTGGTGGATAGCTTGAAGTCATATTTGGCGAGCATTCCAGCTCAAGATAAAACACCTCAACTGATCGTACTACACCAGATGGGCAGTCATGGTCCAGCCTATTACAAACGTTCGACGGAGCAGTTCCAACCTTTTAAGCCAATGTGTGCAACCAATGCCATTCAAGGTTGTAGCCGAGATGAATTGCTGAACAGTTATGACAACTCGATTGTGTATACAGACCATATTTTAAATCAGGTGATTCAGACCATTAAAGATGTGCCAAATCATCAAACGGGCTTCTGGTATTTATCGGATCATGGTGAGTCGACGGGTGAAAGTGGCATGTATTTACATGGTGCGCCTTATGCAATTGCACCAATTCAGCAAACTCATGTGCCGATGATTATGTGGTTCTCACCAACATGGCAACAGCATAATGCAAGCCAAGTCAATTGCTTGCAGCAGCAACAACAAATTGCACGCAGTCAGGATAATTTATTTCCAACTTTATTGTCCTTATTGGGTGTGAAAACCCAAGTGATTGATGATAAAAATGATATGTTAAAACAATGTGCAACGAATCCAATAGGAAAGGCATAA
- a CDS encoding phosphatase PAP2 family protein: MSELQRFSLKQGLILLGCFILLQFWFPVGGQLDLMLIQPWTGLHGQFPWRYDWFLEKLNHKYVKNLLILCDVSFLALWLASFKIERLHAQRWQYAYLFWILILSTSVVGILKSQSGHACPWNMTQATTTGFLWNFNLSHGHCFPGGHAATGFALMTGFFAFRKTTPKRAYFYLVAGLILGFAMGWAQMMRGAHFLSHNLWTAWVVWCCNVTLYPFFYRRLVPAQTLEVEQPIAITQQPTTENTQEAA, encoded by the coding sequence ATGTCTGAATTACAACGCTTTAGCCTAAAACAAGGATTGATTCTGCTAGGCTGTTTTATTCTTTTGCAGTTCTGGTTCCCTGTCGGCGGACAACTCGATCTTATGCTCATACAACCGTGGACGGGCTTACATGGTCAATTTCCATGGCGTTATGACTGGTTCTTAGAAAAACTGAATCATAAATATGTCAAAAACCTTTTAATTCTCTGTGATGTCAGCTTCCTTGCTCTTTGGCTTGCCAGCTTTAAAATTGAACGTTTACATGCGCAGCGCTGGCAGTATGCTTATCTGTTCTGGATTTTAATTTTAAGCACCAGTGTGGTGGGTATTCTTAAATCACAATCAGGACATGCCTGCCCTTGGAATATGACTCAAGCTACAACGACTGGTTTTCTCTGGAATTTTAATCTTAGTCATGGGCATTGCTTCCCTGGCGGACATGCAGCAACAGGTTTTGCCTTAATGACGGGCTTCTTCGCTTTTAGGAAAACTACGCCTAAACGTGCTTATTTCTATCTTGTTGCAGGTTTAATATTGGGCTTTGCTATGGGATGGGCACAAATGATGCGTGGTGCTCACTTTCTCAGTCATAACTTATGGACAGCATGGGTCGTTTGGTGCTGTAACGTCACGCTTTATCCATTCTTTTATAGACGACTCGTTCCAGCACAAACCTTAGAAGTGGAACAGCCTATTGCGATTACTCAACAACCTACTACAGAAAATACTCAAGAAGCCGCTTAA
- a CDS encoding response regulator transcription factor, with translation MTKILMIEDDFMIAESSKTLLELHDFQVEWVNNGLDALKLLQQQSFDAVLLDLGLPMMDGMQVLTKIRQSFPNLPVLIISARDQVQNRVDGLNQGADDYLVKPYEFVELLARIQALLRRTTQEAASSETLMLRYGDLVLDVEQHIALLHGHELELSNREWAILVPLVSYPNKIFSKANLEDKLYDFDSEVNSNTIEVYVHHLRAKLGKDFIRTIRGMGYRLGKLD, from the coding sequence ATGACCAAAATCTTAATGATTGAAGATGATTTCATGATTGCTGAATCTAGCAAAACCCTATTGGAGTTGCATGATTTTCAGGTGGAATGGGTAAACAATGGACTTGATGCGCTAAAGCTCCTACAACAGCAAAGTTTTGATGCTGTGTTGTTGGATTTGGGCTTGCCCATGATGGATGGGATGCAGGTGTTGACAAAAATCCGTCAAAGTTTTCCGAATTTACCTGTTTTGATTATTTCTGCACGTGATCAGGTGCAAAATCGGGTGGATGGTTTGAATCAGGGGGCAGATGATTATCTGGTCAAGCCTTATGAATTTGTAGAACTTTTGGCACGTATTCAAGCTTTATTGCGTCGCACTACTCAAGAAGCAGCCTCAAGTGAAACATTGATGCTTCGTTACGGTGATTTGGTGTTAGATGTTGAGCAGCACATTGCTTTATTGCATGGGCATGAGTTGGAGCTTTCCAATCGTGAATGGGCAATACTGGTGCCATTGGTCAGTTATCCGAATAAGATTTTTTCCAAAGCCAATTTAGAAGATAAGCTGTACGACTTTGATAGCGAAGTAAATAGCAATACAATTGAAGTTTATGTTCATCACTTGCGTGCAAAGTTGGGTAAAGATTTTATCCGCACCATTCGTGGTATGGGTTATCGCTTAGGTAAATTGGATTAA
- a CDS encoding sensor histidine kinase — translation MPTQTSLKKRLLIFVSGFSLLLGGMLIATAYWISLGELDEILDAQMKNLAERVAVHDPKPIKSHFDIHKRYHEEDLFIDVWEKQEHPQHQFNLLLHGVNQAGFYDRSTTQGVWRMYVLPTEKYQIQVSQPFSARSHLALELATSMFVPYLVMIPFILWGLGWVILRSLRPMDEFRQEIARRDLDELTPITLNRYPVELIPTIQEMNYLLERIESAQQEQRQFIADAAHELRTPITALNLQMQILLREFPENMALENLSQGLIRIQHLISQLLDLAKQDASSLHTMQQQPFYLNQVAVNCVEQLIHVALQKEIDLGMERQEEVLVNGLESAVRSIIYNLIDNAIKYTPKNGVINVSIFSQGNEAIIQVEDSGPGIDPALYEQIMKRFYRIHHHLEMGSGLGLSIVQKATEHLGGKIQFGKSQTLGGLFVQVQFPKQVKSD, via the coding sequence ATGCCAACACAAACATCTTTAAAGAAAAGATTACTGATTTTTGTTTCAGGGTTTAGTTTGCTGTTGGGAGGCATGTTAATTGCAACGGCATACTGGATTTCATTGGGTGAACTGGATGAAATTCTTGATGCCCAAATGAAAAATCTTGCGGAACGTGTTGCTGTACATGATCCTAAGCCAATCAAAAGCCATTTTGATATTCATAAACGCTATCATGAAGAAGACTTGTTTATTGATGTCTGGGAAAAGCAAGAACATCCGCAGCATCAATTTAATTTGTTATTACACGGCGTAAATCAGGCAGGTTTTTATGACCGCTCCACCACGCAAGGGGTGTGGCGCATGTATGTGTTACCTACTGAAAAGTATCAAATTCAGGTCAGCCAACCTTTTTCTGCAAGAAGTCATTTAGCCTTAGAACTAGCCACCAGTATGTTTGTGCCATATCTGGTGATGATCCCATTTATTTTATGGGGCTTGGGCTGGGTGATTTTACGCAGTCTAAGACCCATGGATGAGTTTAGACAAGAAATTGCCCGCCGTGATCTAGATGAACTCACTCCAATTACGCTGAATCGTTATCCTGTTGAGTTAATCCCCACCATTCAAGAGATGAATTATTTACTTGAACGTATTGAGTCGGCGCAACAAGAGCAGCGTCAGTTCATTGCAGATGCAGCACATGAGTTAAGAACACCAATTACAGCACTTAATTTACAAATGCAGATTTTATTGCGTGAATTTCCAGAAAACATGGCCTTGGAAAATTTGAGCCAAGGTTTAATTCGTATTCAGCATTTAATTAGCCAGTTACTTGATTTAGCCAAGCAAGATGCAAGTAGCTTACATACCATGCAGCAACAGCCATTTTACTTAAACCAAGTGGCAGTAAACTGTGTCGAACAACTCATTCACGTGGCTTTGCAGAAAGAGATTGATTTGGGTATGGAGCGCCAAGAGGAAGTATTGGTGAATGGTTTAGAGTCTGCTGTACGCTCCATTATTTATAATTTGATTGATAATGCAATTAAATACACGCCTAAAAATGGCGTGATTAATGTCTCGATTTTTTCACAAGGCAATGAGGCCATTATTCAAGTTGAAGACAGTGGGCCTGGAATTGACCCTGCTTTGTATGAACAGATCATGAAACGCTTTTATCGCATTCATCATCACTTAGAGATGGGAAGTGGGCTAGGTCTTTCGATTGTGCAAAAAGCAACAGAACATTTAGGTGGGAAAATTCAGTTTGGTAAGAGCCAAACTCTGGGTGGTTTATTTGTGCAAGTGCAGTTTCCTAAACAGGTGAAGTCAGATTAA
- a CDS encoding ammonium transporter → MQDIDLLFLLLGAVLVLAMHAGFAFLELGTVRHKNQVNALSKILTDFALSAIAYFFVGYYIAYGHHFFHMGATLAADHGYNLMRCFFLLTFAAAIPAIISGGIAERAKMRSQALATLLLVALVYPFFEGIVWNGNFGIQTWLEHTFGAPFHDFAGSVVVHAMGGWIALAAVILLGARHGRYKKDGRVSAHPPSSIPFLALGSWILIVGWFGFNVMSAQRLDAISGMVAINSLMAMVGGTITANMMGKNDPGFLHNGPLAGLVAICAGSDIVHPFGALVIGAIAGIIFVKFFTYTQNKLKVDDVLGVWPLHGICGAFGGLAVGIFGQQWLGGIGGVSMMSQIMGTLFAIVVALAGGFAVYGGLKACIGIRLSQEDEFRGADLSIHKISANSDDSMF, encoded by the coding sequence ATGCAAGATATCGATTTACTTTTTCTACTGCTAGGCGCAGTGCTGGTACTGGCCATGCATGCCGGTTTCGCATTTTTAGAACTAGGAACAGTTCGACATAAAAATCAGGTCAATGCCTTAAGTAAAATCCTAACCGATTTTGCACTTTCAGCGATTGCTTACTTTTTCGTGGGTTACTACATTGCCTATGGACATCATTTTTTCCATATGGGAGCAACTTTAGCGGCAGATCATGGTTATAACTTGATGCGCTGCTTCTTTTTGCTAACTTTCGCTGCGGCTATTCCTGCAATTATTTCTGGTGGTATTGCGGAACGTGCCAAAATGCGTTCCCAAGCCTTAGCGACGCTACTCTTAGTCGCATTGGTGTATCCATTCTTTGAAGGCATTGTTTGGAATGGTAATTTTGGCATTCAAACATGGTTAGAGCATACATTTGGTGCACCCTTTCATGACTTTGCAGGCTCGGTAGTTGTACATGCCATGGGTGGATGGATTGCCTTAGCCGCTGTGATTTTACTGGGTGCACGCCATGGTCGTTATAAGAAAGATGGCCGCGTCAGTGCGCATCCGCCTTCATCCATTCCCTTCCTTGCCTTAGGTTCTTGGATTCTCATAGTCGGTTGGTTTGGCTTCAATGTCATGAGTGCGCAACGTTTAGATGCGATTTCAGGCATGGTTGCCATTAATTCATTAATGGCGATGGTCGGCGGAACCATTACTGCGAACATGATGGGTAAAAATGACCCTGGCTTCTTACATAATGGTCCACTTGCTGGTCTGGTTGCTATCTGTGCAGGCTCTGATATTGTGCATCCTTTTGGTGCGCTTGTGATTGGTGCCATTGCTGGCATCATTTTTGTGAAGTTCTTCACCTATACCCAAAACAAACTCAAAGTGGATGATGTACTGGGTGTGTGGCCATTACATGGCATTTGCGGTGCCTTTGGTGGACTTGCAGTTGGTATTTTCGGTCAACAATGGTTAGGCGGGATTGGTGGTGTGTCCATGATGTCACAAATCATGGGGACTTTATTCGCTATTGTGGTTGCACTTGCGGGTGGATTCGCAGTGTACGGCGGTTTAAAAGCCTGCATCGGTATTCGTTTATCGCAAGAAGACGAGTTCCGTGGTGCTGATTTATCCATTCATAAAATTTCAGCAAATTCGGATGACAGTATGTTTTAA
- a CDS encoding HAD family hydrolase → MPIRAVLFDLDNTLTHRDQSIRRYSEFLLEQFQSYLFVPDLEKIQQMIRRIDNGGYPKKEELTHPSIGASVAFALLQELAWKTEVDFQDLTDFWFQYFGQCAVAMSGAIELLQSLKQQDYALAVVSNGGHATRLNILTGLGFKNYFDVIVSSEQAGMSKPHPQIFLHTAEKLGVHPSECLFIGDHPVNDIRGAQQAGMQAIWLQGFHPEDESLQVPRIQNLQELYAYLEQA, encoded by the coding sequence ATGCCTATTCGTGCCGTATTATTTGATTTGGACAACACTTTAACCCATCGTGACCAAAGTATTCGGCGCTATAGTGAGTTTTTACTAGAACAGTTTCAGTCATACTTATTTGTACCTGATCTGGAAAAAATACAGCAAATGATCCGCCGAATTGATAATGGCGGATATCCTAAAAAAGAAGAACTGACTCACCCGAGCATTGGGGCATCGGTTGCATTTGCTTTATTGCAAGAATTAGCATGGAAAACTGAGGTCGATTTTCAAGACTTAACCGATTTCTGGTTTCAGTATTTTGGACAATGCGCCGTTGCTATGTCAGGTGCTATTGAGCTGTTACAAAGCTTGAAACAACAAGATTATGCCTTGGCAGTGGTGTCGAACGGTGGACATGCAACGCGCTTGAATATTTTAACTGGACTTGGCTTCAAGAACTATTTTGATGTGATAGTGAGTTCCGAACAAGCAGGGATGAGTAAGCCTCATCCGCAGATTTTTCTACATACTGCGGAAAAATTAGGGGTACATCCTTCAGAATGTTTGTTCATTGGAGATCATCCTGTGAATGATATTCGAGGCGCACAACAAGCAGGGATGCAAGCCATCTGGTTACAAGGTTTTCACCCTGAAGATGAAAGTTTACAAGTTCCTCGTATCCAGAACTTACAAGAGTTATATGCCTATTTAGAGCAAGCATAA